One genomic segment of Bacteroidota bacterium includes these proteins:
- the clpB gene encoding ATP-dependent chaperone ClpB, protein MNLNNYTIKSQEAIQQAQQMALQMDHQEIRNAHLLKALLGTDEEVISYLLKKLNVNVAFIQQKLDEELKKLPRVTSQGGTYLSKETNLALAKAQGFLKEFNDEFISVEHILLGILASGDSISKLLKEQGVVEKDLKAAIRELRKGSTVNSQSAESQFNALNKYAINLNERANSGKLDPVIGRDEEIRRVLHILSRRTKNNPILVGDPGVGKTAIAEGLAHRIVNGDIPENLKSKVIYSLDMGALIAGAKYKGEFEERLKAVVKEVMESEGQIILFIDEIHTLVGAGASEGAMDAANILKPALARGELRAVGATTLNEYQKYFEKDKALERRFQKVFVDEPSIEDSVSILRGLKERYESHHKVRIKDEAIIASVELSNRYIADRKLPDKAIDLIDEAAAKLRLEMNSVPEELDKIERVIRQLEIEREAIKREKDEKKLDELNKEIADRSEERNSIKAKWQKEKDIVDRMQQQKSDIESFKLNADQAEREGDYGKVAEIRYGKIKTAENNLVELEKELQQLETGSRLMKEEVDAEDIAEIVAKWTGIPVSKMLESDKIKLLRLEEVLHNRVVGQDEAITAVADAIRRSRAGLQDPKKPIGSFIFLGTTGVGKTELAKAISEFLFNDEHAMTRIDMSEYQERHSVSRLIGAPPGYVGYDEGGQLTEAVRRKPYSVILLDEIEKAHPDVFNILLQVLDDGRLTDNKGRTVDFKNTIVIMTSNIGSHIIQERFEGVTEDNLLATTETTKIEVMEMLRKTIRPEFLNRIDEVIMFKPLMRSEIKGIVVLQLRLLDSMLLDRNIQIQYSDELIEWLAEEGFDPQYGARPLKRVIQKEIVNTLSKKILGGEVHSDDIIFADVFNGEVVFTNKTEDNAA, encoded by the coding sequence ATGAATTTAAATAATTATACAATAAAAAGCCAGGAAGCTATTCAGCAAGCACAGCAAATGGCTTTGCAAATGGATCATCAGGAAATAAGAAATGCACATCTGTTAAAAGCATTGTTGGGAACGGATGAAGAAGTGATTTCTTATCTATTGAAAAAGCTCAATGTGAATGTTGCCTTTATTCAACAAAAGCTTGATGAAGAATTAAAAAAATTACCCAGAGTTACATCGCAGGGCGGTACATATTTAAGCAAAGAAACAAATCTTGCTTTAGCGAAAGCACAAGGTTTTTTAAAAGAATTTAATGATGAATTTATTTCGGTGGAACATATTCTGCTGGGCATACTTGCGAGTGGTGATTCAATAAGTAAATTATTAAAAGAACAAGGTGTTGTAGAGAAAGATTTGAAAGCTGCAATTCGTGAATTGCGCAAAGGATCAACAGTAAATAGTCAATCAGCCGAATCCCAATTCAATGCTTTAAATAAATATGCAATCAATTTAAATGAACGTGCAAACAGCGGTAAGTTAGATCCCGTAATTGGTCGTGATGAAGAGATAAGAAGGGTGTTACATATTTTATCTCGTCGCACAAAGAATAATCCTATTCTTGTGGGTGATCCTGGTGTTGGAAAAACTGCGATTGCCGAAGGGTTAGCTCATAGAATAGTGAATGGTGACATACCTGAAAACTTAAAATCAAAAGTGATTTATTCACTCGATATGGGGGCATTAATTGCCGGTGCAAAATATAAAGGTGAGTTTGAAGAGCGATTGAAAGCAGTGGTGAAAGAAGTGATGGAAAGTGAAGGGCAAATCATTTTATTTATTGATGAAATTCATACACTCGTGGGTGCCGGTGCAAGCGAAGGCGCAATGGATGCAGCCAATATTTTAAAACCCGCACTTGCTCGTGGTGAATTGCGTGCAGTAGGTGCAACAACATTAAATGAGTATCAAAAATATTTTGAAAAAGATAAAGCGCTTGAACGTCGTTTTCAAAAAGTATTTGTGGATGAGCCATCAATTGAAGATTCCGTTTCTATTTTACGTGGCTTGAAAGAGCGCTATGAAAGTCATCATAAAGTGCGCATTAAAGATGAAGCAATTATTGCATCTGTGGAATTGAGTAATCGTTATATAGCAGATAGAAAGTTGCCGGATAAAGCAATTGATTTAATTGATGAAGCCGCTGCAAAATTGCGATTGGAAATGAATAGTGTTCCAGAAGAACTAGATAAAATTGAAAGAGTAATCCGACAACTTGAAATTGAACGTGAAGCAATTAAAAGAGAAAAGGATGAAAAAAAATTAGATGAACTCAATAAAGAAATTGCAGATCGCAGTGAGGAAAGAAATTCTATAAAAGCGAAATGGCAGAAGGAGAAAGATATTGTGGATCGTATGCAACAGCAAAAGTCAGATATAGAATCTTTTAAATTAAATGCAGACCAAGCAGAACGTGAAGGAGATTACGGAAAGGTTGCAGAAATACGTTATGGAAAAATAAAAACTGCTGAAAATAATCTTGTTGAATTAGAAAAAGAATTGCAGCAATTGGAAACAGGAAGCCGATTGATGAAAGAAGAAGTGGATGCAGAAGATATTGCTGAAATAGTGGCGAAGTGGACAGGAATTCCGGTGAGTAAAATGCTGGAAAGTGATAAAATAAAATTGCTACGATTAGAAGAAGTATTGCATAACAGAGTGGTTGGTCAGGATGAAGCAATCACTGCGGTTGCCGATGCGATTCGCCGTTCAAGAGCAGGACTGCAAGATCCGAAAAAACCTATTGGTTCTTTTATTTTTCTGGGAACAACAGGTGTAGGAAAAACTGAATTAGCAAAAGCAATTTCTGAATTTTTATTTAATGATGAACATGCAATGACTCGTATTGATATGAGTGAATATCAGGAGCGGCATTCAGTGTCTAGATTAATTGGTGCGCCTCCGGGATATGTGGGTTATGATGAGGGTGGGCAACTTACAGAAGCAGTGCGCAGAAAACCATATAGTGTTATTTTATTAGATGAAATTGAAAAAGCACATCCCGATGTTTTTAATATTTTATTGCAAGTGTTGGACGATGGAAGATTAACAGATAATAAAGGGCGCACTGTTGATTTTAAAAACACTATTGTAATCATGACATCTAATATTGGCTCACATATTATTCAGGAGAGATTTGAAGGTGTAACAGAAGATAATTTATTAGCGACTACAGAGACAACAAAAATTGAAGTAATGGAAATGTTGCGGAAAACAATTCGCCCTGAATTTTTAAATAGAATAGATGAAGTAATCATGTTCAAGCCATTAATGCGCAGCGAAATAAAAGGCATTGTGGTGCTGCAATTACGACTTCTGGATTCCATGTTATTGGATCGGAATATTCAAATCCAATATAGTGATGAGTTGATTGAATGGCTGGCGGAAGAAGGCTTTGATCCGCAGTATGGAGCAAGACCATTGAAGCGGGTAATTCAAAAAGAAATAGTAAATACATTAAGCAAAAAAATTCTTGGAGGAGAAGTTCATAGTGATGATATCATTTTTGCAGATGTATTTAATGGCGAAGTTGTTTTTACAAACAAAACAGAAGATAACGCTGCTTAA
- the pdeM gene encoding ligase-associated DNA damage response endonuclease PdeM, whose amino-acid sequence MQFKIRQQVFHLSAEKAMYWENTKTLLLADMHLSKETHFRKNGIAVPDGITKHNFQRLTTLIEIFSPERIIVIGDLFHSTENASLALFKQWKETFPKIPFQLISGNHDILETSLYDALDIELIGETFLQNGISLTHHPPKSTDESYVICGHIHPAIRLSGKAKQSLRLPCFWFGNSYAVMPAFGGFTGMKTIQAEKTDIVFAVAENEIIQVQ is encoded by the coding sequence ATGCAATTTAAAATCCGGCAACAGGTGTTTCATTTATCCGCAGAAAAAGCAATGTATTGGGAGAATACAAAAACGCTGTTGCTTGCGGATATGCATTTGTCCAAAGAAACACATTTTAGAAAAAATGGAATTGCTGTTCCGGATGGAATAACCAAACATAATTTTCAACGATTAACAACACTCATTGAAATCTTTTCTCCCGAAAGAATTATTGTAATTGGCGATTTATTTCATAGTACAGAAAATGCGTCTCTCGCTTTATTTAAACAATGGAAAGAAACATTTCCAAAAATTCCTTTTCAATTAATTAGTGGTAATCATGATATTTTGGAAACAAGTTTATACGATGCATTAGATATTGAATTAATAGGAGAAACATTTTTACAAAATGGAATTTCGCTAACACATCATCCTCCAAAATCTACAGATGAATCTTATGTTATTTGCGGTCATATTCATCCCGCAATTCGATTAAGTGGTAAAGCAAAACAGAGTTTGCGATTACCCTGTTTTTGGTTTGGAAATTCTTATGCGGTGATGCCAGCCTTTGGAGGATTTACAGGTATGAAAACAATTCAAGCGGAGAAAACAGATATCGTATTTGCTGTTGCGGAAAATGAAATTATACAAGTGCAATAA
- a CDS encoding YqgE/AlgH family protein: protein MIQENVKPQVGSLLLSEPFMLDPHFKRTVVLICEHDEKNGTVGFILNRTVDHIKVADALADFDMVQDALYYGGPVAHDNLHYLHRYGAQIEDSMEIIDGVYWGGNFEQITEELKSGKLDPAGFRFFMGYSGWDPGQLNFELENDSWIIAPAKAAHIFEMSSEALWKSVLDSMGGKFKQIKNYPEHPSLN from the coding sequence ATGATACAGGAAAATGTAAAACCGCAAGTGGGAAGTTTATTATTATCAGAGCCATTTATGCTCGACCCACATTTTAAACGCACTGTTGTTTTAATTTGCGAACATGATGAGAAAAATGGAACTGTGGGATTTATTTTAAATCGCACGGTTGATCATATAAAAGTTGCTGATGCGCTTGCTGATTTTGATATGGTGCAAGATGCATTGTATTATGGCGGACCGGTTGCTCATGATAATTTGCATTATCTGCATCGCTATGGTGCGCAGATTGAAGACAGCATGGAAATAATTGATGGCGTGTATTGGGGTGGAAATTTTGAACAGATAACAGAAGAATTAAAATCGGGAAAATTAGATCCTGCAGGTTTTCGTTTTTTTATGGGATACAGTGGTTGGGATCCCGGACAATTAAACTTTGAATTGGAAAATGATTCCTGGATAATTGCACCTGCAAAAGCTGCGCATATTTTTGAAATGTCATCAGAAGCACTTTGGAAAAGTGTGTTGGATAGTATGGGTGGAAAATTCAAACAAATAAAAAATTATCCCGAGCATCCATCTCTTAATTAA